Proteins encoded in a region of the Homo sapiens chromosome 9, GRCh38.p14 Primary Assembly genome:
- the ZBTB5 gene encoding zinc finger and BTB domain-containing protein 5 isoform X1: protein MDFPGHFEQIFQQLNYQRLHGQLCDCVIVVGNRHFKAHRSVLAACSTHFRALFSVAEGDQTMNMIQLDSEVVTAEAFAALIDMMYTSTLMLGESNVMDVLLAASHLHLNSVVKACKHYLTTRTLPMSPPSERVQEQSARMQRSFMLQQLGLSIVSSALNSSQNGEEQPAPMSSSMRSNLDQRTPFPMRRLHKRKQSAEERARQRLRPSIDESAISDVTPENGPSGVHSREEFFSPDSLKIVDNPKADGMTDNQEDSAIMFDQSFGTQEDAQVPSQSDNSAGNMAQLSMASRATQVETSFDQEAAPEKSSFQCENPEVGLGEKEHMRVVVKSEPLSSPEPQDEVSDVTSQAEGSESVEVEGVVVSAEKIDLSPESSDRSFSDPQSSTDRVGDIHILEVTNNLEHKSTFSISNFLNKSRGNNFTANQNNDDNIPNTTSDCRLESEAPYLLSPEAGPAGGPSSAPGSHVENPFSEPADSHFVRPMQEVMGLPCVQTSGYQGGEQFGMDFSRSGLGLHSSFSRVMIGSPRGGASNFPYYRRIAPKMPVVTSVRSSQIPENSTSSQLMMNGATSSFENGHPSQPGPPQLTRASADVLSKCKKALSEHNVLVVEGARKYACKICCKTFLTLTDCKKHIRVHTGEKPYACLKCGKRFSQSSHLYKHSKTTCLRWQSSNLPSTLL, encoded by the coding sequence ATGGATTTTCCTGGTCACTTTGAACAAATCTTCCAGCAGCTGAACTACCAGAGACTTCATGGCCAGCTCTGTGATTGTGTCATTGTAGTGGGGAATAGACACTTTAAAGCCCACCGCTCCGTGCTGGCAGCATGCAGCACGCATTTCCGAGCCCTGTTCTCAGTGGCAGAAGGAGATCAGACCATGAACATGATCCAGCTGGATAGCGAGGTGGTGACAGCAGAGGCCTTTGCTGCACTGATTGACATGATGTATACCTCCACCCTCATGCTGGGGGAGAGCAATGTAATGGATGTCTTATTGGCAGCCTCTCACCTGCATTTGAACTCTGTTGTTAAGGCATGTAAACATTACTTAACGACAAGGACGCTGCCCATGTCTCCCCCCAGTGAGCGCGTTCAGGAGCAGAGCGCCCGCATGCAGCGCTCCTTTATGCTACAGCAGCTGGGACTAAGCATCGTGAGCTCAGCCCTCAATTCCAGCCAGAATGGCGAGGAGCAGCCAGCCCCCATGAGCTCTTCCATGCGCAGTAACCTGGATCAGCGCACGCCCTTCCCCATGAGACGCCTTCATAAGCGCAAGCAGTCTGCAGAGGAGCGGGCCAGGCAGCGCCTCCGACCCTCCATAGATGAGTCTGCCATTTCAGATGTTACACCGGAGAATGGGCCTTCAGGGGTTCATTCTCGGGAGGAGTTCTTTTCACCAGATTCTCTGAAAATTGTGGATAATCCTAAAGCTGATGGAATGACTGATAACCAGGAAGATAGTGCGATCATGTTTGATCAGTCTTTTGGCACTCAAGAAGATGCCCAGGTGCCCAGCCAGTCTGATAACAGTGCTGGCAACATGGCACAGTTGTCCATGGCCTCTCGTGCAACTCAGGTTGAGACTAGTTTTGATCAGGAAGCTGCACCTGAGAAAAGTAGTTTTCAGTGTGAAAACCCTGAGGTTGGCCTTGGTGAGAAGGAGCACATGAGAGTGGTGGTTAAATCTGAGCCCCTGAGCTCACCTGAGCCTCAGGATGAAGTGAGCGATGTGACCTCACAAGCAGAAGGCAGCGAGTCTGTGGAAGTGGAAGGAGTTGTGGTCAGTGCCGAGAAGATAGACCTCAGCCCTGAAAGCAGTGATCGGAGTTTTTCAGATCCCCAGTCTAGCACAGACAGGGTAGGTGATATCCATATTTTGGAAGTCACAAATAACCTAGAGCATAAGTCCACTTTTAGTATTTCGAATTTTCTTAACAAGAGCAGAGGAAATAACTTTACTGCAAATCAGAACAATGATGATAATATTCCAAACACCACTAGTGACTGCAGGCTGGAGAGTGAGGCCCCCTATTTGTTGAGTCCAGAGGCTGGGCCTGCAGGTGGGCCCTCCTCTGCCCCTGGCTCCCATGTAGAGAACCCATTTAGTGAACCTGCAGACTCCCACTTCGTCAGGCCTATGCAGGAGGTGATGGGCCTGCCGTGTGTGCAGACTTCAGGCTACCAAGGAGGAGAACAGTTTGGGATGGACTTTTCCAGGTCTGGTTTGGGCCTCCACTCCTCCTTCTCCAGGGTAATGATAGGTTCCCCAAGGGGAGGAGCCAGTAACTTTCCTTACTACCGCCGCATAGCTCCCAAAATGCCAGTTGTAACTTCCGTCAGGAGCTCACAGATCCCAGAAAACTCTACCAGTTCTCAGCTAATGATGAATGGAGCTACGTCCTCATTTGAAAATGGCCATCCTTCCCAGCCTGGCCCTCCACAGTTGACCAGGGCATCTGCAGATGTTCTGTCAAAGTGCAAGAAGGCCTTATCAGAGCACAATGTTTTGGTTGTAGAGGGAGCTCGCAAGTATGCCTGCAAAATCTGCTGCAAAACTTTTCTGACTTTGACAGATTGCAAGAAGCACATCCGTGTTCACACAGGTGAAAAGCCTTACGCCTGCCTGAAGTGTGGCAAGAGGTTTAGTCAGTCCAGCCACCTGTATAAGCACTCAAAGACTACCTGCCTGCGCTGGCAGAGCAGCAATCTTCCCAGCACTTTGCTCTAG